In a single window of the Mustela nigripes isolate SB6536 chromosome 17, MUSNIG.SB6536, whole genome shotgun sequence genome:
- the FXYD7 gene encoding FXYD domain-containing ion transport regulator 7 isoform X1, whose protein sequence is MATPTQAPTKVPQEPDPFYYDYDTVQTVGMTLATILFLLGILIIISKKVKCRKADSRSESPTCKSCKSELPSSAPGGGGV, encoded by the exons ATGGCGACCCCGACCCAGGCCCCTACAAAGG TTCCTCAGGAACCTGATCCATTTTACTATG ACTATGACACTGTGCAGACAGTGGGCATGACTCTGGCCACCATATTGTTCCTGCTGGGCATCCTCATCATTATCA GCAAGAAGGTCAAGTGCAGGAAGGCGGACTCCAGGTCTGAGAG CCCAACGTGCAAATCCTGTAAGTCGGAGCTGCCCTCCTCAg
- the FXYD1 gene encoding phospholemman isoform X1, which yields MWQPGLTPAGLCVTPEWGKEGCCHGGLCEANSSRVKWEIFIPRVRLRAGQRRRAGELGYYTDTARPWCAGRTMEPLYHILVLCVGFLTKASAEAPQEHDPFTYDYQTLRIGGLIIAGILFILGILIVLSRRCRCKFNQQQRTGEPDEEEGTFRSSIRRLSTRRR from the exons ATGTGGCAGCCGGGCCTCACCCCGGCAGGGTTGTGCGTGACCCCcgagtgggggaaggaaggctgTTGCCATGGTGGCCTGTGTGAGGCAAATTCCTCCAGGGTGAAGTGGGAGATATTTATACCCAGGGTCAGGCTGAGAGCTGGCCAGCGGCGGAGGGCAGGAGAGCTGGGATATTACACAGACACAGCGAGGCCGTGGTGTGCGGGCAG GACAATGGAGCCTCTCTACCACATCTTGGTTCTCTGTGTGGGTTTTCTCACCAAGGCCAGCGCAG aagcTCCACAGGAACACGACCCATTCACCTATG ACTACCAGACCCTGCGGATCGGAGGCCTCATCATCGCCGGGATCCTTTTCATCCTGGGTATCCTCATCGTCCTGA GCAGAAGGTGCCGGTGCAAATTCAACCAGCAGCAGAG AACTGGGGAACCTGATGAAGAGGAGGGAACTTTCCGCAGCTCCATCCGCC GTCTGTCCACACGCAGGCGGTAG
- the FXYD1 gene encoding phospholemman isoform X2 — protein sequence MEPLYHILVLCVGFLTKASAEAPQEHDPFTYDYQTLRIGGLIIAGILFILGILIVLSRRCRCKFNQQQRTGEPDEEEGTFRSSIRRLSTRRR from the exons ATGGAGCCTCTCTACCACATCTTGGTTCTCTGTGTGGGTTTTCTCACCAAGGCCAGCGCAG aagcTCCACAGGAACACGACCCATTCACCTATG ACTACCAGACCCTGCGGATCGGAGGCCTCATCATCGCCGGGATCCTTTTCATCCTGGGTATCCTCATCGTCCTGA GCAGAAGGTGCCGGTGCAAATTCAACCAGCAGCAGAG AACTGGGGAACCTGATGAAGAGGAGGGAACTTTCCGCAGCTCCATCCGCC GTCTGTCCACACGCAGGCGGTAG
- the FXYD7 gene encoding FXYD domain-containing ion transport regulator 7 isoform X2: MATPTQAPTKVPQEPDPFYYDYDTVQTVGMTLATILFLLGILIIISKKVKCRKADSSPTCKSCKSELPSSAPGGGGV; the protein is encoded by the exons ATGGCGACCCCGACCCAGGCCCCTACAAAGG TTCCTCAGGAACCTGATCCATTTTACTATG ACTATGACACTGTGCAGACAGTGGGCATGACTCTGGCCACCATATTGTTCCTGCTGGGCATCCTCATCATTATCA GCAAGAAGGTCAAGTGCAGGAAGGCGGACTCCAG CCCAACGTGCAAATCCTGTAAGTCGGAGCTGCCCTCCTCAg